One genomic region from Microcystis panniformis FACHB-1757 encodes:
- a CDS encoding glycosyltransferase family 4 protein: protein MLKILVDGTPIRQNPSGIGLYAYHLIAELAKLQNQENFSLSLCFQPSVKNWLRGNLSIPEKLQSYPEVKCLPIPVSLSNILTRFPNPLIPYLENFLDSPDILHGLDHVVYPCRQSRKVMTIHDVTFIKYPEFVTGIVKTYTQRIKQSLQWTDLVIANSASTKRDIIEYLDVNPEKIFVTPLASRYSSLPNPPSSRTITKPYLLFVSTLEPRKNIINLITAFNYLKDRYKLDHNLILIGKKGWKYQPIFDKISQSPFRDSIQHLDYLADDLVADYYQKADVFVYPSFYEGFGLPVLEAMTLGCPVVTANTASLPEVTGDSAILINPDNPLEIAAAIYQVISDTSLRQELITKGKKQAVKFSWQKTAQATIKAYRSLL, encoded by the coding sequence ATGCTTAAAATTTTAGTTGATGGTACACCGATAAGACAGAATCCTAGTGGAATTGGATTATATGCTTATCACCTGATTGCCGAATTAGCTAAATTACAAAACCAAGAAAACTTTTCCCTGTCCCTCTGTTTTCAACCATCGGTAAAAAACTGGCTGCGGGGTAATCTTTCTATTCCTGAAAAACTACAATCCTATCCAGAGGTTAAATGTTTACCAATTCCCGTCAGTCTTAGCAATATCTTAACCCGATTTCCTAATCCTCTAATTCCCTATCTAGAAAACTTTCTTGATTCTCCCGATATTCTCCACGGATTGGATCATGTGGTGTATCCTTGTCGTCAGAGTCGCAAAGTTATGACTATTCATGATGTTACTTTTATTAAATATCCTGAGTTTGTCACGGGGATTGTCAAAACCTACACCCAACGGATTAAACAATCTCTACAATGGACAGATTTAGTTATTGCTAACTCCGCAAGTACCAAACGAGATATTATCGAATATTTAGATGTGAACCCAGAGAAAATTTTTGTTACTCCCCTCGCAAGTCGTTATTCTTCTCTCCCCAATCCTCCCTCATCCCGAACTATCACTAAACCCTATTTACTCTTTGTTAGTACCCTAGAACCACGAAAAAATATTATTAATCTCATCACCGCTTTTAACTATCTCAAGGACAGGTATAAATTAGACCATAATCTGATTCTGATTGGCAAAAAAGGATGGAAGTATCAACCAATTTTCGATAAAATATCTCAGTCTCCCTTCCGAGATAGTATCCAACATCTTGATTATCTTGCTGATGACTTAGTTGCGGATTATTATCAAAAAGCTGATGTTTTTGTCTATCCTTCCTTTTATGAAGGTTTTGGATTACCAGTTTTAGAAGCGATGACTTTAGGTTGTCCTGTGGTAACTGCTAATACTGCATCCTTACCCGAAGTCACCGGAGACTCGGCAATATTAATTAATCCCGATAATCCCCTAGAAATTGCCGCAGCAATCTATCAGGTGATTAGTGATACCTCTCTCCGTCAAGAATTAATCACTAAAGGAAAAAAACAAGCAGTAAAATTCTCTTGGCAAAAAACCGCACAAGCTACCATAAAAGCTTATCGTTCTCTTTTATAA
- a CDS encoding glycosyltransferase family 4 protein, whose amino-acid sequence MNRNHQLLINLAFLGTKYTGLTTYTKNTIPQLANLNPTLITSNSYPDFNTYPVSANLTQEQGTKGNIRRLIWTETQLYQTYQQLKSSLLFTPIPEAPIYENCRYIVTVHDLIPLRFPKFSPLTFYNKYYLPQVLKKATHIIAVSQATAADINKFFNIPIDKITVILSGYDSDNFRPLNLATRPYFLYLGRYDPHKNLGRLITAFSQIYPEYQLLIVGQFDPRFTPALQQQVEALSISQRVQFLNYVSYEELPQLLNQATALVYPSLWEGFGLPVLEAIACGTPVITSNLSSLPEVTGEAAILINPYSIDEMREAMQQIATDEQLRVKLKFLSRQRAELFSWEKTGQETATILQSFL is encoded by the coding sequence ATGAATAGGAATCATCAATTATTAATCAATCTCGCTTTTCTCGGTACTAAATATACTGGATTGACTACCTATACTAAAAATACAATTCCCCAATTAGCTAACTTAAATCCTACCCTAATCACTTCTAATAGTTACCCAGATTTTAACACCTATCCTGTGTCGGCAAACCTCACCCAAGAGCAGGGAACCAAAGGCAATATTAGGCGCTTAATTTGGACAGAAACCCAACTCTATCAAACCTATCAACAATTGAAGTCTTCCCTGCTATTTACCCCCATTCCCGAAGCACCTATTTATGAAAATTGTCGCTATATTGTCACAGTTCATGATTTAATTCCCCTGCGATTTCCAAAATTTTCTCCCCTAACTTTTTATAATAAATACTATTTACCCCAAGTCCTGAAAAAAGCCACACATATTATCGCTGTTTCCCAAGCAACTGCCGCCGATATTAATAAGTTTTTTAACATACCTATTGACAAAATAACCGTGATTCTTTCTGGATATGATTCTGATAATTTTCGTCCTCTAAATCTGGCGACTCGTCCCTATTTTCTCTATCTTGGTCGTTATGATCCTCATAAAAATCTCGGTCGTTTAATTACTGCTTTTTCCCAAATCTATCCCGAATATCAATTATTAATTGTCGGTCAATTTGACCCCCGTTTTACCCCGGCTCTACAGCAACAGGTAGAAGCATTATCAATCTCTCAACGAGTGCAATTTTTAAACTATGTTTCCTATGAAGAATTGCCGCAACTTTTAAACCAAGCAACTGCTTTAGTTTATCCCTCCCTTTGGGAAGGTTTCGGATTACCTGTACTAGAAGCGATCGCCTGTGGAACTCCTGTGATTACTTCTAATCTTTCCTCTCTCCCAGAAGTCACAGGAGAGGCGGCAATTTTAATTAATCCCTATAGTATCGATGAGATGAGAGAGGCAATGCAGCAAATCGCTACTGATGAACAATTACGCGTAAAATTAAAATTCTTGAGTCGCCAACGCGCCGAGCTTTTTAGTTGGGAAAAAACTGGTCAAGAAACCGCCACAATTCTGCAAAGTTTTCTCTAA
- a CDS encoding WD40 repeat domain-containing protein yields MFNPLVSFKSLEGHEGEVKCLTFSQDGQFLASGDNELTVIVWDWQKNQKFSLQGHEKAGWWDKGINSDRGTSQLKSLCSMEYRHRLQKKISHIYHI; encoded by the coding sequence ATGTTTAATCCCTTAGTATCTTTTAAATCTTTAGAAGGCCATGAAGGTGAGGTTAAATGTCTAACTTTTTCCCAAGATGGTCAATTTTTAGCTAGTGGAGATAACGAGTTAACTGTTATTGTTTGGGATTGGCAAAAGAATCAAAAATTTAGTTTACAAGGACATGAAAAAGCCGGTTGGTGGGATAAGGGAATCAACTCTGACAGGGGGACAAGCCAGCTGAAAAGCTTATGTAGCATGGAATACAGACACAGACTCCAAAAAAAGATAAGTCATATTTACCATATATGA
- a CDS encoding IS4 family transposase has translation MISELYQKVLENELGRARYLLLLMVVGTLQILKQAKLEILAEALPIPILFESRRKKLKRFLKLEILNIEKIWFLCLKEMLKQQERFTIKGLVYIAIDRTSWGAINILMVSLIYDKRAIPIYWEILDKKGSSNLEEQQRVLGKILKVLSGHKIVVLGDREFCSVSLGKWLWEQSLYFCLRQKKSTNVKTKEGIYQEMRELGLSPGTQLFLNDVNITKEQGFGQFNLAGKWKKTYRGFQTKEPWYILTNFGDLETAIIAYQKRFDIEEMFRDFKSGGYSLEGSQLAPQYLSKLIIVIAIAYTSATLQGKKIKDMGIQKYVTRPEKRYKGQRRHSSFYVGQHLYHWLQLHQMFQKNIEELMQISRYRLKDYIKGQRAISLALSTF, from the coding sequence ATGATAAGTGAACTATACCAGAAAGTGTTAGAAAATGAACTGGGGCGAGCCAGATATCTACTGTTGTTAATGGTAGTTGGAACCTTGCAAATATTGAAGCAAGCAAAGTTAGAGATATTAGCTGAAGCCTTACCAATACCAATCCTGTTTGAGAGTCGGAGAAAAAAACTAAAAAGATTTTTAAAGCTGGAAATTCTGAATATTGAAAAAATCTGGTTTCTCTGCTTAAAAGAGATGTTAAAACAGCAGGAGAGATTCACAATAAAAGGATTAGTATATATTGCCATAGACCGAACGAGTTGGGGAGCAATTAATATCTTGATGGTGAGTCTAATTTATGACAAGAGAGCCATCCCAATCTATTGGGAGATATTGGATAAAAAAGGAAGTAGTAATCTCGAAGAACAGCAGCGAGTATTGGGGAAAATATTGAAGGTGCTATCAGGTCATAAAATCGTGGTGTTAGGAGATAGAGAATTTTGCTCAGTCAGTCTTGGAAAGTGGCTTTGGGAGCAGAGTTTATACTTTTGTTTAAGACAAAAAAAAAGTACAAATGTCAAGACAAAAGAAGGAATTTATCAAGAAATGAGAGAGTTAGGTTTAAGTCCAGGAACTCAACTATTTTTGAATGATGTCAATATTACAAAAGAGCAGGGATTTGGACAGTTTAACTTAGCTGGTAAGTGGAAAAAAACCTATCGGGGTTTTCAAACAAAAGAACCTTGGTATATTCTGACAAATTTTGGGGATTTAGAGACGGCAATAATTGCCTATCAAAAAAGATTTGATATTGAGGAGATGTTCCGAGATTTTAAGTCGGGAGGCTATAGCTTAGAAGGTTCTCAATTAGCACCGCAATACTTATCAAAGCTGATAATTGTTATAGCTATCGCCTATACAAGTGCCACACTGCAAGGTAAAAAAATTAAGGATATGGGAATCCAAAAATATGTCACAAGACCTGAAAAAAGATATAAAGGTCAACGCAGACACAGTAGTTTTTATGTGGGTCAACATCTCTATCATTGGCTCCAGCTACATCAAATGTTCCAAAAAAATATAGAAGAGTTAATGCAAATTAGCCGCTATCGGTTGAAGGATTACATCAAAGGACAAAGAGCGATATCGCTTGCCCTATCTACCTTCTAG
- a CDS encoding DNA-methyltransferase, with protein sequence MNQLPLFSQSKSVRDFYQPDAEIILYQGDSNNFIKTIPDNSVSLIITSPPYNLGKDYEKKISLDTYLETQTKIMREFSRILQDNGSICWQVGNFVQEGEVYPLDIFYYQLFKQMGFFLRNRIVWHFGHGLHTSKRFSGRYETILWLTKTDKYTFNLDPVRIPAKYPGKRHFKGKNIGKPSGNPLGKNPSDVWEFLAQEWDELLWDIPNVKSNHPEKTIHPCQYPIELVERCVLALTNEGDWVFDPFAGVGTSLIASIMHNRRVMGSEKEAEYVKIARERITDYWQGNLKIRPLGKPIHQPNGKEKVAQIPEEWHNNI encoded by the coding sequence ATGAATCAGTTGCCCTTATTTTCTCAATCCAAATCAGTGCGAGACTTTTATCAACCTGATGCCGAAATAATTCTTTATCAAGGAGATAGCAATAATTTTATCAAGACTATACCAGATAATTCTGTGAGCTTGATTATTACTTCTCCTCCCTACAATTTAGGAAAAGACTACGAAAAAAAAATCTCTTTGGATACTTATCTGGAAACCCAAACCAAAATTATGCGAGAATTCTCTAGAATCTTGCAAGATAATGGCAGTATTTGCTGGCAGGTGGGAAATTTCGTTCAAGAGGGAGAAGTTTATCCTTTAGATATTTTTTATTATCAGCTATTTAAACAAATGGGTTTCTTTTTAAGAAATAGAATTGTCTGGCATTTTGGTCATGGATTACATACCTCTAAAAGATTTTCTGGCAGATATGAAACTATTTTATGGTTGACAAAAACCGATAAATACACCTTTAATCTTGATCCAGTGAGAATCCCCGCTAAATATCCCGGTAAGCGTCATTTTAAAGGTAAAAATATCGGTAAACCCTCTGGTAATCCTTTAGGGAAAAATCCCAGCGATGTTTGGGAGTTTTTAGCACAAGAATGGGATGAGTTACTTTGGGATATTCCTAACGTTAAATCTAATCATCCAGAGAAAACTATTCATCCTTGTCAATATCCAATCGAATTAGTAGAAAGATGTGTTTTAGCCTTGACAAATGAGGGGGATTGGGTTTTTGATCCCTTTGCTGGAGTCGGAACTTCTCTGATTGCTAGTATTATGCACAATCGTCGAGTGATGGGGAGTGAAAAAGAAGCAGAATATGTGAAAATTGCTAGGGAAAGAATCACCGATTATTGGCAAGGAAATCTCAAAATTCGTCCTTTAGGAAAACCTATTCATCAGCCTAATGGTAAGGAAAAAGTTGCTCAAATTCCCGAAGAATGGCACAATAATATATAG